A stretch of Lathyrus oleraceus cultivar Zhongwan6 chromosome 6, CAAS_Psat_ZW6_1.0, whole genome shotgun sequence DNA encodes these proteins:
- the LOC127095318 gene encoding extensin-like: MKRKREPSEKSKKSKTLKLGEPSASKSHVPLDSSVSSKFHPSETPSNSNLKQLCSSLPQPSSTYTPFEPTISIPPTSEYHNSNLSSPPPRQINLTTTTFLTSKTSPLNESLSPLSLTPSSPTYYDISSDAEQLEIPDPSSLTLAQLQAITISNQPPFISDTYVPSSSKPQIEPPSKPQIEHPTEQPSEPPTKTIHTSLESINPSFEPEPTFPTLEESVALFSESSIVKLKSLSE; this comes from the coding sequence ATGAAGAGGAAGAGAGAGCCTTCTGAGAAGTCGAAGAAGTCAAAGACTCTTAAGCTGGGAGAACCGTCTGCATCCAAATCGCATGTGCCTCTGGACTCCTCTGTCTCAAGTAAGTTTCATCCCTCCGAAACTCCCTCAAATTCTAATTTAAAGCAATTATGTTCCTCTCTACCTCAACCATCTTCTACTTATACCCCCTTTGAACCCACCATATCTATTCCACCTACCTCTGAATATCACAACTCTAACCTTTCCTCACCCCCTCCACGACAAATCAACCTCACTACCACAACATTTCTTACATCTAAAACTTCACCTTTGAATGAATCCCTCTCACCTCTCTCCTTAACTCCCTCCTCACCAACATATTACGACATATCCTCTGACGCTGAACAGCTAGAAATCCCCGACCCTTCATCCTTAACATTGGCCCAACTACAAGCCATAACAATATCTAACCAACCTCCATTTATCTCAGATACCTATGTTCCTTCTTCTTCTAAACCTCAAATAGAACCACCCTCTAAACCTCAAATAGAACACCCAACTGAACAACCCTCTGAACCTCCCACTAAAACTATCCACACTTCACTAGAATCCATCAATCCATCTTTTGAACCTGAACCAACCTTCCCCACCCTGGAAGAGTCAGTTGCTTTATTTTCAGAATCCTCAATTGTGAAGCTCAAATCACTGTCTGAATAG